In Corylus avellana chromosome ca8, CavTom2PMs-1.0, the genomic stretch TGGTGTAGGAAGCCCCAAAGGTCGGAGCTTGTAGGGAAGAGGTAGTGGTAGCGGCCTTTCCCTACTCAACTTTCCGGGTTTCTGAGGGACTCTCCCTTGGAAAAGGGACGAGATCGCTTCAATCTCATCTGAATCCCAAAAAACACGAGAATCTTCTCTTCCTTCTTCAGTATcgtcttgttcttgttcttccttgtcttcttcttcttcttcttcttcagcaaaATAAGGTTTTTTATTATCTATCAAATCGGTTAGTGATGGGTCTTTGGTGCTCATGCCTGTCTTCTTCAAGAATAAATTGACACCAAAGTCCGGAGGACTCTTTGTGCGCCGTGGATAACGAATGTACTTGGGTTGCCTTCTCCTAGTACTTGAATGCACCACCAAAGTTAACCTTCCATTTCTTGTAAAATTTATCTCCAATGGGATGGAACACAAGGTAATGGTCGAGACTCTGCAATCCATTGCTCGAACTGGGCGGCGTAGGTGAGTTCGACAATGTGCTAATGTTACTGAGACGCATTTCAGAGGCAAAAcagaaatttcatcaaacacctGGTCTGCCGTTTGGTTAcggagaaaatgaaagaaatacaGAGAAACTAAAACGTAGATTTCTGGGACAGTTCAACTACCGTTTTGGCAGTTTGTTGAGGTATAAACTTTTCACTTTCCTAAAAACACTACACAAGCATGAAAACACGTATTTTCTCTGAGTACTTGAGAAGCAGATCggcaaagagagaagaagcGTGGTTTGGTTCTGAGCCGCCGAAGGgtgagttttgtttttataatctCAAATGATAAAAGAAGCTCTTGCCTCTTGGCGTACATTATTGACCACTGGAGACAGATAGCGACCTTTTTTTATGTATCTAATTCTTTCGtatacaatttgttttgttttttaagaaaatcttTCGTATACGGCTAGATATTTTAGAGGATTTTCAGCAATTTAGATAagaaatatgagattttttaattttttaatttttaatttttaatttttaatttttatagagCTCTTTTCCGGACAAGTAAAGCCTCATAAATTGCTAACAtgaattaatttgttattttgtattatgtaaaatttatattatttatatttaaataattaaattttatcatCTTAAAAGTGTGATTaattacaataaataataaataatgagattaaatactaaattgaTAAAAGTGATAAGTATCATATGAATTATAAGGGATCCCGTCCTACCAACATAAAAGCACATTGTGCATTGGACAActaaacacacacatatatattatgTGTATAGTGTTTTAACATATCTTTTGTTTTCCATTATCTTTCACTATCACATACAtacgtttaatttttttattttttttttgatcgaTTCCTCATTTTTAGGTAATGATTtgctttactatatatatatttaacattgAAATCGAAAAAAAAACACGAACACTGAAATCTATAAAGTCCCTGCTAAACAAAATGGGATTGTCAAATTAGTGATCTTCGGGCTGCTATCATGGTCGGCACTGTCAGCAATTTCTCTCAAACTAGTCCAAGATTTTTTTCTTCGTTTATTTGACGTGCTCGCAGCTTTTTCCACATCTGTTGGGGTAGAATTGCTTTCAGTTCCAGCTGGTTTCTTGGATATTGATCGgtttctctttctcctctttGCATCCAGCAAAATAGTGCCACTTCTCACCAATGGAGTTGCAGGACTATCTGTTGTAGGAATCTCCCCAGCAAAAGTTGGTGAAGCTATCTCATCTGTTTTACTGATATCATCTTTGCTTCTGGAGCTCTTCTCCAAGCTAGCACATTTCTGAAGCATCGGTTTTGCAGTTTCTGATTTTGAAGATGTTTTGGCCTTTGAGGGACATATCTCTTTCATATGTCCTTTCGGGGTCCCTCTCTTCAGATTCCAATGTGAACAGAAGTGGCATTTGTATACCATATTGTTCTGGGTGAAATTATtagttttcttccttttacgCCTTGCCTTTGCCCTATTCTTTTCAATTCGAACAGTACAGTTGAAGCCAGGCTGAAGAATTGTTTCACATCTGTAAGAGATTAAACTCTTTATAAGTCTATCAAGCTACATAAATGAAACCAACAAATAATCCAAACAAATGTTGATGATATGTCTTGCCACTAGAACTAACTCATACTAAACATCTGTTGTTAGAGCAATCTGAAAGTGGTAATAAGAATCCTTTTACCAAATAAAATGTGTGGCCCTTGCTTTGATCTAAATAGGAAATTGgcataaaattatcaaaaagtCCATAAGGCAGGAATTGCAACTCAAAATCTTACAGTTATTAAGGATATCTAGCAAGTAGCATTACAACTGACACATATAATAACTGTTCCTATAACTCTGTTTAATGCATCATGTTTGATGATCAAATTGAGACAATATTTTACTTATATTTCATTATCCTGCAGCTCACATGGTATTATGATCGGATTCAAGTCTTTAATGCATGAAAAAGCAAACTGAATAATGCCACACATTGAATACCTGAGAAAGGAAAATCAATAAAGATTTCTTTAGTCAAATCATATGTGCTAACAAAACCATGAAGTGTGGTAACACACCAAGCATTCTAATAATTCTGCAGTAATCAGCAGGTATAAGGAGCAAAAAGCAAGCCTACATGAATCCACATTGGCTTCCCTATTTGATTCCCACCCAGCAAGATATGTCAATTTTCTCATAGTGTTCCTCCGTCCTATCTTCCAAAAGATTATACATATAACACCAACTTGAACCAACTAAACATGTCCCTTCCCCTATATAAATTCCCT encodes the following:
- the LOC132189863 gene encoding uncharacterized protein LOC132189863, which translates into the protein MCSTKFLRIEKQNKTMRKRGGIKKASIPGFQNSISLREESIGKKQTKGGSNNSKSMLKVEHLQKLAAWASGEAAIPSLAATFGHRLATVTEAMGVPPDPSLFSCERCETILQPGFNCTVRIEKNRAKARRKRKKTNNFTQNNMVYKCHFCSHWNLKRGTPKGHMKEICPSKAKTSSKSETAKPMLQKCASLEKSSRSKDDISKTDEIASPTFAGEIPTTDSPATPLVRSGTILLDAKRRKRNRSISKKPAGTESNSTPTDVEKAASTSNKRRKKSWTSLREIADSADHDSSPKITNLTIPFCLAGTL